From the genome of Cedecea lapagei, one region includes:
- a CDS encoding LysR substrate-binding domain-containing protein — MKNRRLPPLLAIRAFDAVARHASFKAAADEIGVTPTAISHQIRLLEESLDQRLFTRSARGVALTPAGEILFRASGGIFATLRDAVESIETLSRPGTLTLSTTSNFLTNWLVPRLPSLHQLHPSLELRFHSNVALADLNGTMADCAVRYSMQADESLDSTLLHRDRFVLVGSPQLKLRSLKDLPGMTLFHIDNRHVPSPEPSWQHWKSVFGPEDLDVQSGIRFDDETHAIQAAIAGQGVLLASELLVRRALQQGLLHIALPGALPGANYYFVSSRDKARREDVQQVKAWLQLEFEAKE; from the coding sequence ATGAAGAATCGTCGACTCCCGCCGCTATTGGCCATTCGCGCTTTTGATGCCGTCGCCCGCCACGCCAGTTTTAAAGCGGCTGCTGATGAAATTGGTGTCACGCCCACCGCCATCAGCCACCAGATCCGCCTTCTGGAAGAGTCGCTGGACCAGCGGTTGTTCACCCGCTCAGCTCGCGGCGTGGCGCTTACCCCGGCGGGGGAGATTCTATTTCGTGCTTCCGGGGGGATCTTCGCCACGCTCCGGGACGCCGTTGAGTCCATTGAGACGCTGTCCCGGCCAGGCACGCTCACGCTCAGCACTACCTCGAACTTCCTGACTAACTGGCTGGTGCCGCGTTTGCCCTCTTTGCATCAGCTTCATCCTTCGCTGGAGCTGCGCTTTCATAGCAACGTGGCGTTGGCGGATCTCAACGGCACCATGGCGGACTGCGCCGTGCGCTACAGCATGCAGGCCGATGAATCTCTCGACAGCACGCTGTTGCACAGAGACAGATTTGTGCTGGTGGGCAGCCCGCAGCTGAAGCTCAGGAGTTTGAAAGATCTGCCTGGGATGACGCTCTTTCATATTGATAACCGCCACGTGCCCAGCCCGGAGCCCAGCTGGCAGCACTGGAAATCAGTATTTGGGCCTGAGGATTTGGACGTGCAGAGCGGTATTCGCTTTGACGATGAGACGCATGCGATTCAGGCCGCCATTGCCGGGCAGGGGGTTTTGCTGGCAAGCGAACTGCTGGTTCGCCGTGCGTTACAGCAGGGGCTATTGCATATTGCTCTGCCGGGCGCGCTGCCGGGCGCGAATTATTACTTTGTTAGCAGCCGCGATAAGGCCAGGAGAGAGGATGTGCAGCAGGTGAAGGCGTGGCTGCAGCTGGAATTTGAGGCTAAAGAGTAG